From Yersinia hibernica, a single genomic window includes:
- the tssB gene encoding type VI secretion system contractile sheath small subunit encodes MSSSSFQNEIPKARINIKLDLHTGGAQKKMELPLKLLVMGDYSNGQEQRPLSEREKLNINKNNFNSVLAEFQPSLKLAVPDTLAGDNTDTAVSLTFRDMKDFEPESVARQIPQLRALLAMRNLLRDLKSNLLDNATFRRELENILKDDALSAELRAELAALAPKDC; translated from the coding sequence ATGTCCTCTTCAAGCTTTCAAAATGAAATACCAAAAGCACGCATTAACATTAAGTTAGATCTGCATACTGGCGGTGCTCAGAAGAAAATGGAGCTGCCTTTGAAGTTGCTGGTGATGGGGGATTACAGTAACGGCCAGGAACAGCGCCCACTGTCTGAGCGTGAGAAACTCAATATCAACAAAAACAATTTTAACAGTGTTCTGGCTGAGTTCCAGCCGAGCCTAAAACTCGCCGTACCTGATACGCTGGCTGGTGATAACACTGATACGGCCGTGTCCCTCACTTTCCGCGACATGAAAGATTTCGAACCTGAAAGTGTTGCCCGTCAAATTCCACAACTGCGTGCCCTGCTGGCAATGCGTAACCTGCTGCGTGACCTCAAGTCCAATTTGCTGGACAACGCCACCTTCCGTCGTGAGCTGGAAAATATCCTCAAAGACGACGCGCTGAGTGCTGAGTTGCGTGCTGAACTGGCGGCATTGGCCCCCAAAGATTGTTAA
- a CDS encoding acyl carrier protein, with protein sequence MMSQTSSQECWLKSELAQIRAYAGAAQSLDLQSRLILDLHLDSLEMLELVSAVENHTQQPLEDKIWMEWYRVQDVLDYLTKG encoded by the coding sequence ATGATGAGCCAGACAAGCTCCCAAGAATGTTGGCTTAAATCAGAGTTAGCTCAGATCCGCGCTTATGCAGGGGCAGCGCAAAGCTTAGATTTACAATCGCGCTTGATTCTCGATTTGCATCTTGATTCTTTGGAGATGCTGGAACTGGTATCAGCGGTGGAGAATCACACACAGCAGCCACTGGAGGATAAAATCTGGATGGAATGGTATCGGGTGCAAGATGTTCTGGATTATTTAACAAAAGGTTAG
- a CDS encoding IpaD/SipD/SspD family type III secretion system needle tip protein produces MLISISVPQQAVELMHSTKMPMTASGAGNTQAMSLQGMELSTLPQSQDDIYATARQVLASNSHLLSSPEPESYSQGDFDPDELLAAGRQLNRSLQQSSDAYGAAAGRVKRAVAGKEGTPPHIGALEDFITSIHEDYQKNYAKINEAAAEFMKDVNTGLGKISDFISAGKDGKIHFKPKGFMEKLSETFEKYTSFKVSDVNDYYNWSPDDNSTKAICTFKGDNAALSFWQNKLGDGYIVKRLPSDGKIQIFPNLSAIRNVYLSIAKSDSRWGGSDMQSQSFQSLQTAIDSQKSSVNSSVSQLLERFRQDNSTFETMIQLLTKMTEDLHRYNAGYIQ; encoded by the coding sequence ATGTTAATCTCTATTTCAGTACCTCAACAGGCAGTGGAGCTGATGCATAGCACAAAGATGCCCATGACAGCCAGTGGCGCAGGCAATACACAGGCGATGTCGTTACAGGGAATGGAGTTATCTACCCTGCCGCAATCTCAGGACGATATTTATGCTACTGCGCGACAAGTGTTGGCCAGTAATAGCCACTTGCTCTCTTCCCCAGAGCCTGAGTCATATTCGCAGGGGGATTTTGATCCCGATGAGCTTCTGGCGGCGGGACGCCAGTTAAATCGTAGCTTACAGCAAAGTAGTGATGCTTACGGCGCAGCAGCAGGTAGAGTGAAGCGGGCCGTTGCAGGTAAGGAGGGAACACCACCTCATATTGGGGCACTGGAAGACTTTATTACCTCAATACATGAGGACTATCAGAAGAATTACGCCAAAATTAACGAGGCTGCCGCTGAGTTTATGAAGGATGTTAATACCGGGCTTGGAAAAATAAGTGATTTCATCAGCGCAGGTAAAGATGGCAAGATACACTTTAAGCCCAAAGGATTTATGGAGAAATTGAGTGAAACATTTGAGAAATATACAAGTTTCAAAGTGAGTGATGTTAATGATTATTACAACTGGTCTCCTGATGATAATTCAACAAAAGCGATTTGTACCTTTAAGGGAGATAATGCTGCACTCAGTTTCTGGCAAAATAAACTAGGAGATGGTTATATTGTTAAACGATTACCGTCAGATGGAAAAATCCAAATTTTTCCTAATTTGTCCGCTATCAGAAATGTATATCTCAGCATAGCAAAGAGTGATTCTCGCTGGGGCGGGAGTGATATGCAGTCACAATCTTTCCAGAGCCTACAAACCGCTATCGATAGCCAGAAAAGCTCGGTTAATAGTAGCGTTTCTCAGTTATTAGAACGATTTCGTCAGGATAATAGCACTTTTGAAACCATGATTCAGTTGCTGACAAAAATGACGGAAGATTTACATCGTTATAATGCTGGCTACATTCAATAA
- a CDS encoding IpaC/SipC family type III secretion system effector — MSTIQQTPTFSGIKINPNLAPLPAPSEAAQNATGKLGLHDIKSAAMTDVANGAGKPQLTAPQTAMNHDLMLTQLDGLAAPDNIESLDDLRVALLTTPEGFKQALTTVMQREDAITEKSAGNRALLDALVADDTEQRNLASAAQMLLGSSLLKEMNTARTGLEEGDKKVESTDAAKQREFVGIQTSDMMRFLLSMLRQVMADLNISERRINNMFSALSAEMTQKAAESTIREGQQIYHSAVIGFATSMAITGVGTGLQAGGLFKQNQAVKHHLKPANQHGIDAKKLSLNMHQTEATGKSTITRIGADGKPMQQATTPSPAQAAQFKQQQQQRVNEAQNQADLHTQKYEQQTNKYRTFGSVTDQMTRMSDNAGQLVSASNTSTVKEAEADKMIQNTAADVARGIASDKEKQIEKSIEAMKDIRGHISAMRDSTVRTNQSLVKG, encoded by the coding sequence ATGAGCACTATCCAACAAACTCCAACTTTTTCTGGCATCAAGATTAATCCCAATCTTGCGCCATTGCCAGCTCCTTCGGAGGCTGCGCAAAATGCTACCGGCAAACTGGGCCTGCACGATATTAAGTCGGCAGCCATGACCGATGTCGCCAATGGTGCTGGCAAACCGCAGTTGACGGCTCCTCAGACCGCTATGAATCATGACTTGATGTTGACGCAGCTTGATGGCTTGGCAGCACCGGACAATATCGAAAGTCTGGATGATTTACGCGTTGCATTATTAACTACGCCAGAGGGATTCAAACAAGCATTGACCACAGTGATGCAACGGGAAGACGCAATAACCGAAAAGAGTGCCGGTAATCGCGCTTTGCTCGATGCACTGGTGGCGGATGATACGGAGCAGCGCAATTTAGCGTCTGCCGCTCAAATGTTGCTGGGCAGCTCTTTGTTGAAAGAGATGAATACGGCGCGGACAGGGCTGGAAGAGGGGGATAAGAAAGTTGAATCCACGGATGCAGCCAAGCAGCGGGAATTTGTGGGTATTCAAACCAGTGACATGATGCGCTTTTTGCTCAGCATGTTGCGCCAAGTTATGGCGGATCTCAATATCTCCGAGCGCCGCATTAATAATATGTTTTCCGCGTTAAGTGCTGAAATGACTCAGAAAGCGGCAGAGTCAACCATCCGCGAAGGGCAGCAAATCTACCATAGTGCGGTTATCGGGTTTGCCACCTCAATGGCGATTACGGGCGTCGGCACCGGGTTGCAAGCTGGTGGCCTATTTAAGCAAAATCAGGCAGTTAAACATCATTTGAAACCCGCCAATCAGCACGGTATTGATGCCAAAAAGCTGTCACTCAATATGCATCAAACAGAAGCGACCGGAAAGAGCACCATTACCCGTATTGGCGCGGATGGCAAACCCATGCAGCAAGCCACCACGCCAAGCCCGGCGCAAGCGGCGCAATTTAAGCAACAGCAGCAACAACGGGTTAATGAAGCACAGAACCAGGCGGATCTTCACACACAGAAATACGAACAGCAGACCAACAAATACCGCACTTTCGGTAGCGTTACTGATCAAATGACGCGTATGTCTGATAACGCCGGTCAATTGGTGAGTGCGTCTAATACCTCGACAGTCAAAGAGGCTGAAGCGGATAAAATGATACAGAACACCGCAGCAGATGTGGCGCGCGGAATTGCCAGTGATAAAGAGAAGCAGATTGAGAAGAGTATAGAAGCGATGAAAGATATCCGTGGCCATATCAGCGCCATGCGTGATAGCACCGTTCGAACTAACCAAAGCTTGGTGAAGGGTTAA
- the sctE gene encoding type III secretion system translocon subunit SctE — translation MVDITQASSDRINNIRTFTQGANINLIRDESTKSLLALEDACRELASTEQERRHRHEGAPQLMKPKMTLAQAASGASAYKQPVEENVSARKYARAASNSTSKASGFNATASLIGSMATLRQLLHDGNLSELRGRLQMINTESAALRAQGEKLLSALEKSTGELENAHNKAKECNQVFQQSKEEVKNLVQQQQGVKGQLVDAEKNLTQVQQNLSQATSDLKALPTPVQTPEEQKQHQLLTDKISTLTGQQHALQVSGQQLANSLTALEGQLVAAQSNTAQLKNNYELALNQSTKIAQQADNNRKEINNFIESSVRSPQIEGERWENSLAILTLLTAQLKKALNDDSIKNMRQQQEVMETINEASRKDSEKKAKEAEEAQRKADEANKAASCASKIFGYIMLAVSVVATIASLGTAGPLMIAVAAIGIAMTVADIVLEETGGSSLMQMLATEISSAITDMLIQFGVPEEKAKEIGNIMGMVLAAVAFLAISLFSISSFAKNAGQVVAKVAKNASKHVANLMKSAVKALPREFVNSMGKVGSKATNLSKPLAKIADKADDAAQAADKVSNAGKMANVTARKVEMGLNGLNMALGVTNTVVSGGLNLHASSLIRDMKEMLAHMMLNNAVIQAIDELLKVLIKSMSKSYDQINEMFEGMITALNESGNAKANMMKSSFV, via the coding sequence ATGGTAGATATAACGCAGGCCAGTAGTGACCGTATTAATAATATTCGTACATTTACTCAGGGTGCGAATATTAATCTGATACGTGATGAAAGCACCAAAAGTCTCTTGGCTCTGGAGGATGCTTGTCGGGAGCTGGCTTCAACGGAACAGGAGCGACGTCATCGCCACGAGGGTGCGCCGCAACTGATGAAGCCAAAGATGACTTTGGCACAGGCCGCCTCTGGGGCTTCAGCTTATAAGCAACCGGTAGAAGAAAATGTCAGCGCCAGAAAGTATGCGCGTGCAGCCTCAAATAGCACGAGCAAGGCCTCTGGCTTTAACGCAACAGCATCGCTGATTGGCTCAATGGCGACACTGCGTCAGCTATTACATGATGGCAACCTGAGTGAACTGCGCGGCCGTCTGCAAATGATTAATACTGAATCCGCGGCTCTGCGTGCTCAGGGAGAGAAACTGTTATCGGCGTTGGAAAAGAGCACCGGTGAGCTAGAGAATGCACACAATAAGGCTAAGGAGTGCAATCAGGTTTTCCAGCAAAGTAAAGAGGAAGTGAAAAATCTGGTGCAACAGCAGCAAGGTGTTAAGGGGCAACTTGTTGATGCTGAAAAGAACCTTACACAGGTACAGCAAAATCTGAGCCAGGCGACGTCAGATCTCAAGGCACTGCCTACGCCGGTACAGACTCCTGAAGAGCAAAAGCAGCATCAGCTACTGACGGATAAAATCAGCACGCTAACCGGCCAGCAACATGCACTACAGGTCAGTGGTCAGCAACTGGCCAATAGCCTCACCGCGTTAGAGGGCCAGCTGGTGGCGGCTCAATCTAACACCGCACAGCTTAAAAATAACTATGAGCTAGCGCTGAATCAGTCGACCAAAATAGCGCAACAGGCTGATAATAATCGTAAAGAAATCAATAATTTTATCGAAAGCTCTGTTCGCTCGCCACAAATAGAGGGTGAGCGCTGGGAGAATTCGTTGGCCATACTGACACTGCTCACCGCGCAACTGAAAAAAGCGTTGAATGATGATTCCATTAAAAATATGCGCCAGCAGCAGGAGGTGATGGAAACCATCAATGAAGCCTCTCGTAAAGATTCAGAGAAAAAAGCCAAAGAAGCTGAAGAGGCCCAGCGAAAAGCTGATGAGGCGAATAAAGCGGCCTCCTGTGCCAGTAAAATCTTTGGTTACATTATGTTAGCGGTGTCAGTTGTGGCAACCATCGCCTCCTTAGGTACTGCGGGACCACTGATGATAGCTGTCGCGGCAATCGGTATTGCTATGACCGTGGCCGATATTGTGCTGGAAGAGACCGGCGGCAGCAGTTTGATGCAGATGCTGGCGACGGAAATCTCATCAGCTATTACCGATATGCTGATTCAGTTCGGCGTACCGGAAGAGAAGGCCAAAGAGATCGGCAATATCATGGGCATGGTGCTGGCGGCCGTCGCATTCCTCGCAATTTCGCTCTTTTCTATCTCCTCATTTGCCAAAAATGCCGGTCAGGTGGTGGCGAAAGTGGCGAAAAATGCCAGTAAACATGTAGCTAACTTGATGAAAAGTGCTGTGAAAGCGTTGCCTCGCGAGTTCGTCAACAGTATGGGCAAGGTGGGGAGTAAGGCCACTAATCTGAGTAAGCCGCTGGCCAAAATTGCCGACAAAGCAGACGATGCAGCACAAGCCGCTGATAAGGTCAGCAACGCGGGCAAAATGGCTAATGTAACCGCCCGTAAAGTCGAAATGGGGCTGAATGGCCTCAATATGGCGCTAGGGGTGACCAATACCGTCGTCAGTGGTGGGCTGAATTTACATGCCAGTAGCTTGATTCGCGATATGAAAGAGATGCTGGCGCATATGATGCTGAACAATGCTGTTATCCAGGCCATCGACGAATTATTAAAAGTATTAATTAAGAGCATGTCTAAAAGCTATGACCAGATCAATGAGATGTTTGAGGGCATGATCACGGCGTTGAATGAATCTGGCAATGCAAAAGCCAACATGATGAAAAGCAGCTTTGTTTAA
- the sicA gene encoding type III secretion system translocator chaperone SicA has protein sequence MNQKSDAAQNQSEDMDVVFDELCQALMEGASYKDIHGIPQSTMDGLYAYAYEFYQQGKLDEAETFFRFLSIYDFYNTDYVMGLAAVYQLTKRYEKSAELYSLAFILAKNDYRPLFHAGQCNLMMKKSSAALHCFESTFNSSNDPELKQKSSVYLTALKKNLTENEPAEE, from the coding sequence ATGAATCAGAAAAGTGATGCAGCACAAAATCAAAGTGAAGATATGGATGTTGTTTTTGATGAACTTTGCCAGGCATTAATGGAAGGCGCCAGTTATAAAGATATTCATGGCATTCCACAAAGCACCATGGATGGGCTTTATGCTTATGCTTATGAGTTTTATCAGCAAGGTAAATTGGATGAGGCCGAAACGTTTTTCCGTTTCCTCAGTATTTATGATTTTTATAATACTGATTACGTTATGGGATTAGCGGCGGTTTATCAATTGACCAAACGTTATGAAAAATCTGCGGAACTTTATTCTTTAGCTTTTATCTTGGCAAAGAATGACTACCGCCCATTATTTCATGCCGGACAATGTAATTTGATGATGAAAAAAAGTAGTGCTGCGTTGCATTGTTTTGAAAGTACTTTCAATAGCAGTAATGATCCAGAGCTGAAACAAAAATCCTCTGTTTATTTAACTGCATTAAAGAAAAACCTGACAGAAAATGAACCAGCAGAAGAATAA
- a CDS encoding EscU/YscU/HrcU family type III secretion system export apparatus switch protein, translated as MAEKTEKPTDKKIRDSAKKGQSFKSKDMVAAVVLVAGVFAISGFSSLFGLGSLLQKILLSPSSIGVEALLDKLYSLFLQAVVPVLLACFLPGAIISLLQSRFRLATEAVKIDFSHLNPISGFKKIFSLRSLKELVKAFLYLLVFGMSAILFFILWRQEIFMLYRTTINGVIGQWAHLCITFIIVFLAVALLILLIDTLTEFFLFMKDLKMEKQEVKKEHKDNDGDPHIKSTRRGLHQELLSEEVKSNVRDSTFVMANPTHIAMAIYFNTDIAPLPFIMMKTRGSQAKAVIAYAEQQGVPVVRDIPLARQLWRNYRKDSFIDEQGLDDVMQIINWLIRVELENMGIDVDAALKQLEAKNIANELIQ; from the coding sequence ATGGCGGAAAAAACAGAAAAACCCACAGACAAAAAAATTCGTGATTCGGCGAAGAAAGGGCAAAGTTTTAAAAGTAAGGATATGGTCGCTGCCGTGGTGCTGGTTGCTGGGGTATTTGCTATTTCCGGTTTCTCCAGCTTGTTTGGATTAGGCAGTTTACTGCAAAAGATTTTGCTTTCACCCTCTTCAATCGGTGTCGAGGCATTGCTAGACAAATTGTACAGCTTATTTTTGCAGGCGGTTGTCCCGGTGCTACTGGCCTGTTTTTTACCGGGGGCCATTATTTCATTACTACAAAGCCGTTTTCGTTTAGCGACAGAAGCAGTAAAAATTGACTTCTCTCACCTAAACCCGATTTCCGGTTTTAAAAAAATATTTTCTCTGCGTTCATTAAAAGAGTTGGTAAAGGCGTTTCTGTATTTGTTGGTGTTTGGGATGTCCGCAATATTGTTCTTTATTCTTTGGCGGCAGGAGATATTTATGCTCTACCGCACCACAATTAATGGGGTGATTGGTCAGTGGGCACATTTGTGTATTACTTTTATCATCGTATTCTTAGCCGTGGCATTACTTATTTTATTAATTGATACTTTGACTGAGTTTTTCCTATTTATGAAAGACTTAAAAATGGAAAAACAAGAAGTAAAAAAAGAGCATAAAGATAATGATGGCGATCCACATATTAAAAGCACCCGTCGAGGCTTACATCAGGAGTTATTGTCAGAGGAGGTGAAATCGAATGTTCGTGACTCAACCTTTGTCATGGCCAACCCAACACATATTGCTATGGCTATCTATTTTAATACTGATATAGCGCCACTGCCATTTATTATGATGAAAACTCGGGGATCACAAGCAAAAGCAGTTATTGCCTATGCAGAGCAACAAGGTGTACCAGTTGTAAGGGATATTCCTTTAGCTCGACAGTTATGGCGAAATTATCGCAAAGACAGTTTTATTGATGAACAGGGGTTGGATGATGTTATGCAAATCATTAACTGGCTGATCCGTGTTGAACTGGAAAATATGGGCATTGATGTTGATGCCGCGCTTAAGCAGCTTGAGGCAAAAAATATTGCCAACGAGCTTATACAGTAA
- the sctT gene encoding type III secretion system export apparatus subunit SctT — MNQEMLAFYVSLYSTFQTELMKLALAWVRIAPLFFFLPFLSSKLLNSGIIKNCVALFLALGLWPLLSAREINWEEINLSEIILYELAVGLVLAFILSLPFLIANIIGELIDNQRGATISDTIDPANGVESSEMSVLVSHIVVMIFLAQGGMYQLAQALAESYRLLPFAAGFSHFDSLPLGRWLNQLVQQSIILAAPILVTLFITEVALGLYSRFCPQLNAFSLSLTIKSIVAFMVFLLYFQNEIPSILTNMISLSPLHDIFGVKPQ, encoded by the coding sequence ATGAATCAGGAGATGCTGGCTTTTTACGTGTCGCTCTATTCTACATTTCAGACGGAACTGATGAAGCTGGCATTGGCTTGGGTACGGATTGCGCCATTGTTCTTTTTTTTGCCTTTTCTCAGTAGCAAATTGCTGAATAGCGGCATAATCAAAAATTGTGTTGCCCTTTTTTTGGCGCTGGGTTTGTGGCCTTTACTTTCTGCTCGTGAAATTAATTGGGAAGAGATAAATCTCAGTGAAATTATCCTTTATGAATTGGCTGTCGGTTTGGTGCTGGCTTTCATCCTAAGTTTACCCTTTCTGATTGCCAATATTATTGGTGAACTGATAGATAACCAGCGCGGCGCCACCATCAGTGACACTATTGACCCTGCCAATGGCGTAGAGTCTTCAGAAATGTCGGTGTTAGTGAGCCATATTGTGGTGATGATCTTTCTTGCCCAAGGGGGAATGTATCAATTAGCGCAGGCCCTTGCTGAGAGTTACCGTTTGTTGCCCTTTGCGGCCGGATTTTCCCATTTTGATAGTCTGCCATTAGGGCGTTGGCTTAATCAGTTAGTGCAACAGAGCATAATACTTGCCGCGCCGATACTGGTGACATTGTTTATTACTGAGGTCGCGCTGGGGTTATATTCGCGTTTTTGCCCGCAGCTTAATGCCTTTTCTTTATCATTAACGATTAAATCTATTGTTGCATTTATGGTCTTCCTGCTCTATTTCCAGAATGAGATCCCCTCTATTCTGACGAATATGATCTCTTTGAGTCCGCTGCACGATATTTTTGGTGTTAAGCCGCAATAA
- the sctS gene encoding type III secretion system export apparatus subunit SctS → MDEIIYASNKAMLLIVVLSAIPVMVATAVGLLVGLVQTVTQLQEQTLPFGIKLLAVFGSLFMISGWLSDKIMNFATEVLTIALSPAGLG, encoded by the coding sequence ATGGACGAAATTATTTACGCCAGTAATAAAGCCATGCTGCTTATTGTGGTGCTCTCGGCAATCCCGGTGATGGTGGCAACCGCTGTTGGTCTGCTAGTTGGCTTGGTGCAGACCGTCACACAGCTTCAGGAGCAAACACTGCCTTTTGGTATCAAATTGCTCGCGGTGTTTGGGTCACTGTTTATGATCTCGGGTTGGTTATCTGACAAGATAATGAATTTTGCTACAGAAGTGCTGACTATCGCGTTATCACCAGCAGGATTGGGATGA
- a CDS encoding EscR/YscR/HrcR family type III secretion system export apparatus protein, whose protein sequence is MPGDIPLLAIVAFSTLLPFIIAAGTCYLKISIVLIMVRNAMGVQQVPSSLALNGIALLLSMFVMMPVIQDVHHYMSAEKIDFSNVESVDNFVEGGLGSYKAYLKKYSDPELLNFFESLQQGRSEDEAMAEADTREPTLFSLLPAYALSEIKSAFEIGFYIYLPFVVIDLIISSILLALGMMMMSPVTISVPVKLILFVAIDGWSLISKGLIMQYMELAQH, encoded by the coding sequence ATACCGGGGGATATCCCCTTACTGGCGATTGTCGCATTTTCTACCTTACTGCCTTTTATCATCGCGGCGGGAACGTGTTATCTGAAAATATCGATTGTACTCATCATGGTACGTAATGCGATGGGGGTACAACAGGTTCCCTCTAGCCTAGCACTCAATGGGATTGCATTACTGTTATCAATGTTTGTGATGATGCCGGTGATCCAAGATGTGCATCACTATATGAGCGCCGAAAAGATTGATTTTAGCAATGTCGAATCAGTGGATAATTTTGTTGAAGGTGGGCTTGGTAGCTACAAAGCATATCTAAAGAAATACTCTGATCCGGAATTGCTCAACTTTTTTGAATCGTTGCAACAGGGACGCAGTGAAGATGAAGCCATGGCGGAAGCGGATACTCGCGAACCAACGCTATTTTCTCTGCTGCCAGCTTATGCACTGAGCGAAATTAAATCAGCGTTTGAAATTGGGTTTTACATCTATCTGCCCTTTGTGGTGATAGACCTGATTATCTCCAGCATTCTGCTCGCACTGGGAATGATGATGATGAGCCCGGTCACTATTTCTGTTCCGGTAAAACTGATTTTGTTCGTGGCAATCGACGGTTGGTCGCTGATTTCCAAGGGGTTGATTATGCAATATATGGAGCTTGCGCAGCATTAG
- a CDS encoding FliM/FliN family flagellar motor switch protein, whose protein sequence is MMLNIRRLSARQVEVGRWQRRYQPSRNAITPQAGERYFRLGLSSTTEKISALVPVESWCRFCWPQLSSCAWQELDNQSIAGIFTQENDNRTFFAETFSVESLDVVDGETVSQPWLTVEEPQLGTVLIASPFSLLEASLAKSLLHKSITQQVDWVLGHSHISARLLQSLALRDVLCIQQLQLYLTVMGRPVARFQKQQEGVFVVEENIDDMQATPDTVTTLDEVLPENVVSRFDTAKLTVKLTFVLGHSDIPFEELSQIQPGAVYTLGADKDREVKVYANKQLVAEGELIYIGDGEELGLEVTRLACQGSLGE, encoded by the coding sequence ATGATGCTCAATATCCGCCGGCTCAGCGCGCGCCAGGTTGAGGTTGGGCGCTGGCAGCGGCGCTATCAGCCAAGCAGAAACGCCATCACACCGCAAGCGGGGGAGCGTTACTTCCGATTGGGTTTGAGTAGCACGACAGAAAAAATTTCGGCGCTGGTGCCGGTGGAAAGTTGGTGCCGTTTCTGCTGGCCTCAACTGAGTAGTTGTGCTTGGCAGGAGCTTGATAATCAAAGTATTGCGGGAATTTTTACACAAGAAAATGACAATCGCACTTTTTTCGCCGAGACATTTAGTGTGGAAAGCCTTGATGTTGTTGATGGTGAAACCGTCAGCCAGCCGTGGCTGACTGTGGAGGAACCGCAGCTTGGGACGGTGTTAATAGCCTCGCCTTTCAGCTTGCTGGAGGCTTCTCTCGCTAAGTCATTGTTACACAAAAGTATTACTCAGCAAGTTGACTGGGTGCTGGGACACAGCCACATCAGCGCCCGGTTATTACAGTCACTGGCGTTACGCGATGTGCTCTGTATTCAGCAGTTGCAATTGTATTTAACCGTAATGGGCCGCCCAGTGGCGCGCTTTCAAAAACAGCAAGAGGGTGTGTTCGTGGTAGAAGAGAATATTGATGATATGCAGGCAACACCAGACACAGTAACCACGCTGGATGAAGTGCTACCCGAAAACGTAGTGAGCCGTTTCGATACGGCTAAATTGACTGTGAAATTGACCTTTGTACTGGGCCACAGCGACATTCCGTTTGAAGAGTTGAGCCAGATCCAGCCGGGGGCGGTATACACACTCGGTGCGGATAAAGACCGTGAAGTGAAAGTTTACGCCAATAAGCAATTGGTGGCTGAAGGGGAACTGATTTATATCGGCGATGGCGAAGAACTGGGTCTGGAGGTCACAAGGTTGGCATGCCAGGGTAGCTTGGGGGAATAA